In Helicobacter mastomyrinus, the sequence TTTAAGTCTAAATCAAGGAGAACACAATGGATACATTTGAAAGCGTAAAGGCAGTAGTTGTAGGGCAATTAAACGTTGATGCTAATGAAGTAAAACCAGAATCTCGTTTTATTGAAGATTTGAATGCAGATTCTCTTGATGTGGTAGAGCTTGTTATGGCGTTGGAAGAAAAATTCTCTATTGAAATTCCCGATGAAGATGCGGAAAAAATTAAAAC encodes:
- the acpP gene encoding acyl carrier protein, with the translated sequence MDTFESVKAVVVGQLNVDANEVKPESRFIEDLNADSLDVVELVMALEEKFSIEIPDEDAEKIKTVNDVVTYIEKATK